The following nucleotide sequence is from Eschrichtius robustus isolate mEscRob2 chromosome 10, mEscRob2.pri, whole genome shotgun sequence.
TGAAGTTTACTGAGAGTTCAGAATCGCTCTtccggggcgggggggagggggcggtgccTGCTCCAGCCTTGCTCTCTGTGAGGGCGGAGTCCAGCTCTCCCTGGTTCCCCACCGCATCCCCCAGTGCCAGCacagcctggcacatagcaggagcTCGGCAGACCTTCGCTGAATGGATGAACATTTCCCGTCAGTGAGAAGATAGCACAGCAGGTTTCTCAAGGCTGGACCAGGTTCTCCCCACTTCCCACCAGCCTGACAGGGAGGGGCCTAGGCAGGAAGAGGTGAGAACTTTGGCCCACCAAGGCTGGAAGCCAGGAGCCCAGCTCTGGGAGCTTGCTTCTGCCTGAGCATCACTGCCAAGCCCTTTCCCTCAGAGGAGAGTATTAAGACATTCCTTTTGGGCTCAAAGGAGCCTTAACAAACCCTTCCCTTGGCTCAGGCTCCCCGCGACTGCTCGCTGAAGGAGGCAACACCATGTTAGGGTGTAGCGTATATGAGTGCTGGCTTTGCCCCACTGACTCCCTGGGTGGTTTGTTCCCATACAGAGTGGGGGCTggaaatcaaggtcataaaatCATAAGGCCGCTGAGGCCAGGCAGGTAATGCAATGAAGGAGGACAGGGAAGGGAAGCGGAGAGCACATGCGCCTGTAAGAAGGCAGCTCCAGCCAGCGGTCACGTAGGCTAGACCACAGGCCCCGGGCTGTTGACCTGCTCATTCAAAGAAGCTTAGAAACCTGAATTGTTATGTGAAAtctcccaattttaaaatgttttgggttttttgtttgtttgtttttaaaatgctgaggCCCAGACAAAACAATTCTGCATTGTGAAATCGGCTGGTGGCCCCCAGTTTGCAACCTCTGAGCAGACCCCCGCCAGGCAGGTTTCAGATTTGGTATTTGTTCCTGCAGCTCTGGGTGCCTGCCAAGCATGTCCAAACAGGAGGGACCTGTGGAGGCCCTCGTCCGGCCCCTTGATGGTGCAGGTGGCCAAATGGGCCCAGAGAGAAGGGCCTGGCCTGAGGCCGGAAATCGAGTTGGTCACAGAGCCAGGACCAGAATCTCAGACTGGATTCCAGGTTCTGGTCTTTTCCCTCCCCAGGAAAGGAGAACTGGGAGCATAGAGGTTAGAAGCATAGGCTCTGGATCCAGCTGACCTCGCCAAACACCTGAACAGCTGTGGgacttgggcaggtcacttaacctTCCCAAGTGTCAGGTCCGTCATCTGTAAACAGCACCTACCTGAAAGGGGTGAGGATCCAGtggtaaagcacaggaagctcttgGCGCCAGGAATGCCCACTAAATGTCACTTACTGTTATTAACATCGTGCATACCTCACCAGGCAGGGCTGGGCTACCTGGGATGATTTTCAGCAGGGTTCTCATCTTTGAGAGGAAGGCTGCTTGGGAAAGAAGGATCAAGATGCTGCATCTGGAAGTCTTTTTTATTCAGTGTCTCCCACCGTAATGACCAAGTGTTCCATGTGAGAGGGGAGACGAGTGAGAAGCCGGCAGAGAAGCAGCCAGAACCCTTTCATGGCTGTGAGGCTGCCTCTAGGGGGAGGTTGTGTTGGGGTagggacagacagagacagatctCAGGGAAGGCacccagcccagcctcctgctCCTGCCTGCCTGTCTGCACAGACACCAGCAGAAGGAAAGCCCTGGAGGAGAGATGCGAATTCCCCGTTGCAGCTGGGCGGTGGGGTGAGGCGCTGGCGTTGGTGGCCCACAGCTGCTCTCGAGAGGGGGTGgcgtccctgccctcagagggcctTTAGGTGTACAGTGGGGGAAAGGGCAGCTCAGCTGTCGGCTGGAGCCTGCAGAGGATGGGGAGAGGACCTCGAGGTGCCAGTAGCACTgctcccagcctccaggacctCTTCGGGAGCTGTCTGGGGCCCACACACACCCTGCCACCTACCAGTTATCTGGGCTCCAGACGGTGCCAGCAGCCTCCATGAGGTGGAAAGTATAGGCCTGGCGTGAGCAGTCGGAGAAATTCTGCTCACTTTTGTGCACCACTTCTCCGTGGATTAGGATGAGGGCCCCTGGCAGGGACACAGCGGGTCAAGAGCGCCCTCGAGGCAGGAAGGGACATGGTGGGCGCCCCCTCCCTCAAGCGGTGTCGTGGGCTATTCATCCCCATTCCCATCCCTGGACGCTCATGGGCCTGGAGTCTGCCCCAGCGTCGGAGGCTGTGCTGTTGGACATGGGTTCCCCTGGGGTCAAGTCCCTTCCGCTGTGGCCCGTGCCCTTGGCAAGCCTCAGCAAGGGCATCCACCTCTATGGCATTTGCAGAACCAGACAGAAGCTCTCTGTCCCGTGCCAGCCAGCTGGGGCCTCAGCCGGGAACGCAGAGTTGGGGCTCAGTTTCCCTTTTCTAAAAGGAAGGGTGTGCTGACAGCCAGGATTTGTGAGCACTTGTGGTGCACCATCTTACATATGACATCTCACTGGCTTCCCTACTTTATGTTTGGGGAAacttaggctcagagaggttcagtcaTTTGCTCACAGAGACAGCCGGGAAGTAGCAGGGTCTGGATTCCAGCCTGATCTGGGAGACCCTGCTGTTAACCACACAGCTTTCAGACCTCCCAGTGCCCACCCAGCCCTACCTTCCCTCATGCTgtgacttcccagccctcaggtGAGCTGGGTGGTCAGAGCAAGCACAGACCCCCCAGGCATGGCCTCCAGGCCCTCCTCCCCGCCCTCTGCACACCCCCTACCTCTCCGCACCGGTGTGGACACAAAGAGGCTGTTATCCCAGGCTGGCTCAGTCCCAAGGAAGCTGGTGCCAGGCGCCGAGCCAGCAGGGGCCCGGACCATCCTTCTCGACACTCCACCTGAGGGCCAAGGTGGGGCCTTTAGCCTCTCTTTATTCGGGATCCCTCCCCTGTGGGGGGTGGGGACGAGTGGGCAGGGAGAGGCAGGTGGCCTCACCTGTGTGGGAGCCAGGGATGAACCAGAGGCAGCCATTCTCCAGCGTGGCGTCTTCCAGAGCAATCCACACGCCCAGCACCCGGCCCAGGGGCTCCGTATACAGGAAGGAGGCGTCCTGGTGAGGGGAGACTGCAGCAGGCCCGCCTGGGCATGAGGAGCCTGGCCTCACCTCACCTTGGCCTCGTTTCTACTCACTCCGTGGTCCTCCCAGGGCCCTCCAGGCCCAGCCTTCCCATGAGCAGTTAGAATCTCACTGCTTCCTGGCCCGGAGACTCTGGGCAAGAGATTTCACCTCTCAAGCTTCAACTTCCTAAACCATAAAGCAGCCACAACGATAACCTAACCTCACGAGGTTGCTGGAGGATTCTGAGACAGTGTATGAAAAGTGCTTAGTACAGAGCCTGACGTTGTAATCGCTGCCTGAAAAGCAGCTGCTATTGTTTAATTCCAGCCAGGTAACTCAAGCTGCCGTCCTTAACCAGCGAGAGCACCTCCAGCCACCAGATGGTCCAGTGTAAGCCACTAGTGGTCTAAGACTTGGAAGTTGGGTGTGAAGCAGGAAACGGACCCAGCATCCACATTGTAAACATCCCCTGCGTGATGCTGGGGCCCAGGCAGGATGGAGAACCGCTGAACAGAGGACCTTAGTCTGTTAACAACAAGAGGGTCCTAGTCTCGCCTCATCCCTTCCTGGGGAACTGTGTGCTTTCTGAGCACCGAAGTTTAAGTCAGACTTCGACAATGCAGACAGCGTCCAGATGAAGGTGTCCTAATGGTGGGGGCCCCAAAACATTTGGAGGCGGAAGGGCTGAAGGAGCTGGGGGTGCTGGACTGAGCAGAGAAGGCTCAGGGAGAGGATGGTCATCCCTTCAGGAGACTGTCCTCAGGCTggatggtggggaggagggggcctcaCAAGGGGAATGACTTGAGCTCACGTCAGGAAAGGAAGAGCTGCCTGTAGGGGTGGTGAGCCCTCTGTCACTGGAGGTATTTGAGAGAAGCGGATCATCACCCATGAGGGAGGCTGGAAGGGGTGCCTGTGTATCCAGGGGTTTTGTAATCAGATCAGCAGTTTCTATGCTGAATCAGTACTCCAGGGAACTCGGCAGaatacagattcccaggccctTGCCACCCTCCTGACTCAAGATCTCAGGgaatggggcccaggaatctgtatttttaaccagCAAGGAGTCGCTGccaggtttgggaaccactgggtCAAGGGCTCCAGGACAccaccctccacccctccaccccaccccaccccccggcaTCCACTCTTTCAGGAAGCAGCAGAAGATGGCTTCTCCTCCGCTGGCCCAGGCTCTTGTCTATGGACGTCTTGGCAGGTGCCTTCCCTCCCTCTGGAGACCTGACAACCACTAAAGTCCCAGATCTCCCGCCGGGGCCTTCGCTGGCCCCCCAGCCTGCTCTTGGCTCACCTTCGCCGCCCAAGTGAGGTTGCtgcaggagagaggaggggcTGGGTGAGGCCAGGGAgagcggggaggggcaggggctgctCTGAGTCCTCCGAGTGGGATGCTCTTCCCCCCGCCACAGGTGTTTATCTGCAAGGCTTCCACGTCAGCACCCAGCTatcgagcacctactatgtgccaggcccaggaGGGCTGCAAAGAGAAAAGCCACCCTGCCTGGCAGGGAGCTCCCAGTCTGAGCACACACGTCCCTAACAAGAACACAAGGCAGAAGTGAGGGGAAGCAGGAGAGGCTGGGGCCCAGGCCAGCGATTAAGCCTCTGGGCTCCAGGATCAGAGATGTGTCCTCTCTTCCCAAGGGCGttggaaggcttcttggaggaggtggcacTGGGCTGGGCCTTGAAAGCTGGGAGCAGAGCATTTCAATAGCCAACAAAGGGAGGAGGCAGCCCCGGGATCCCCTTTCCTTCCACGACACCCTAACTGAGCCCcaactaagtgccaggcaccctAACCAGAGGAGACCGGTTTTCATGTTCTCCCACCAACTAAATAATACTTCCTCAGGGAGGCAGCTTGCGGCCCTTGAAAGGAAGGGCTTGGTATGAGcactgtgcccattttacagagggtaAACGGAGGCCTGGGGAGGACGGGGAGCTCACCTTAAAGATATACATGCTCTGCACCACCACGGGCATCTGGAGGCCCAGACTTCTGGCCAAAGCCTGGAAGGGGGAAGAGGTCACATGGCCAGCCCGCCCACACTCACATATGGCCCACCGGCCCACCCTCACCGACACCTCTGCTCACCTGCACCTTGGGGGAGTGTGTGACACACCTGAAGACAGGGTCATGGGCGTGCAGAGCTGCGGGACAGAGGTGGGCTGAAGAGCCAGTCCCCAGTCCCCATGAGTCCCTCCCACGCCTAGGCCTGGGCACCCAGGGTCAGGCCTCACTTTGATATTCTCACCTATTTTCTGTGTATTAAGCTTTCTGCTTGTTTATAACCGAGAAATGGGCCCCACAGATGCCTTCACCTGACCTATGACCTTATTCTTGACCTTCTAGCCCTGACTGGCCGCCCTTCAGAGGACCAAGGACTCCAAGGGACCCATCACTTGGTAGCAATTTTGGTACTGCCGCTTGCTCTGTCGGACTCTGAGCACCGATTTCTCTCCtttaagccttagtttcctcctgTGTACAATGGGATCAGCCCTGCCTCCTGGGCTGCCATAGGACTCCATGGGCTAACGCGTGTGCAAGCACAGCCCAGGACCAGGCACAGAACAGTCACTCTTCTCATTATTTACTACTGTTGTTATTACAAAAAGTGAGGGTTGAacgtatttaatgccactgaattgtatacttcaaAATGGTTACGATGGTAAATTttctattatatgtattttaccacaatttgtaaaaaaaaaagctaccatgATATAACTTCATGTTTAAAAATCAGTCTACAAGATAAATtgtaagggttttttttgtttttttttcttgccacatcacgcggcttgtgggattttagtttcctgaccagggatcgaactcaggccctcggcagtgagagcacggagtcttaaccactggaccgccagggaactccctacaaAATAACTATAATGCATGATccggaaaaaacaaaaaaaaaaaaaaaagagggtttcCTAGCTTGGTTTAGGGGTCTTGGAACAGGGACCTTGTCAACATGTTTGGTGTTCCTTAAGAAGCCTTCAGGGAGCAATGGGACCCAGAATCCCCACATGCCTGGTGCCTGAATCCCCAGGCCAGGCAGTAGAGAGTTGAGCCCGCACACACCCATCTGCATGGGGGGGGCTCAAATGGACCCCTCTTCCCAGTGCTGCAGTGGCAGTGTCATGTGATTAGCATCATAAGATGCAGGAGAGCAGGGCCCAAGAAGGACCCTGCACCCAGAAATGCCATTTGTTGAGCTACTACCTTAACGTGTGCTTTGGGGGATGGCCCCCAAACTCTTCAGACCTCAGTTTCTCTCCAGCCCCTGCTTACCATGGCCAATTTTGTTGATGGATTTCTCCGGAGGGACCAGGAAATTTCCTGTGGCACAAGGGACAGGTCAAGCTGGAAGGACTGGAGTCCAGCCACCCCCACCTCTAGGGCCCCAGTTCCAAACCTTTCTCATCAAAGACGCCTTTCTCAAAGAAGAATCGAATCTTGTCGCCGCTGCTTAAGAAATAGTCTGTGCTGCCCTGTGGAGAGGGGACATCAGAGGGGCTGAGAGAGCATCACGGGGtcacaggtgggcctggcagagagggaagaggatTCAGATGCTTCCCACCCCACAGAGCTGCAGATGCCTctggtgcttctcaaacttgtcCACTGTGGCACAGCTGGTGAACAGGAACTCCAAGGACCTGGAAGCACAGCTGGAAACTACAAGCATGGAATTTCTTAGAAACCTCTAAATAAATCACATGACTCATACTCCATAATGGCATGAAACACAGGTACTAGATCAAACATGCCTGGTTCCCAGGGAGCCTTGGGCCACTTGTTTTGcctctcaaagcctcagtttcctcatctgtaaaaggggaataATAATAGA
It contains:
- the PHYHD1 gene encoding phytanoyl-CoA dioxygenase domain-containing protein 1 isoform X2 — translated: MQRRIGEIVAEMDVPLHCRTEFSTQEEEQLRAQGSTDYFLSSGDKIRFFFEKGVFDEKGNFLVPPEKSINKIGHALHAHDPVFRCVTHSPKVQALARSLGLQMPVVVQSMYIFKQPHLGGEVSPHQDASFLYTEPLGRVLGVWIALEDATLENGCLWFIPGSHTGGVSRRMVRAPAGSAPGTSFLGTEPAWDNSLFVSTPVRRGALILIHGEVVHKSEQNFSDCSRQAYTFHLMEAAGTVWSPDNWLQPTAELPFPPLYT
- the PHYHD1 gene encoding phytanoyl-CoA dioxygenase domain-containing protein 1 isoform X1; this encodes MAYLCPSQLQKFQEDGFLVLEGFWSADECVAMQRRIGEIVAEMDVPLHCRTEFSTQEEEQLRAQGSTDYFLSSGDKIRFFFEKGVFDEKGNFLVPPEKSINKIGHALHAHDPVFRCVTHSPKVQALARSLGLQMPVVVQSMYIFKQPHLGGEVSPHQDASFLYTEPLGRVLGVWIALEDATLENGCLWFIPGSHTGGVSRRMVRAPAGSAPGTSFLGTEPAWDNSLFVSTPVRRGALILIHGEVVHKSEQNFSDCSRQAYTFHLMEAAGTVWSPDNWLQPTAELPFPPLYT